From Arachis stenosperma cultivar V10309 chromosome 2, arast.V10309.gnm1.PFL2, whole genome shotgun sequence, one genomic window encodes:
- the LOC130960949 gene encoding uncharacterized protein LOC130960949 isoform X2, whose product MVLQFLKHPFTISRGFHSDTTLTILSRFPTFNSPVRCVSAQIPTPFKGYATANSEKVLPVKKKKRLDEICLEKYQQYSRSIIQSWILQGKVHVNGKVVNKAGTPVSEKAVVEIIAEVPKYVCRAGHKLEAAIEQLGVNVAGKVALDSGLSTGGFTDCLLQYGASHVYGVDVGYGQVAEKIRRDDRVSIIERTNLRYLTELPQNVDLVTLDLSFISILLVGKGGIVKDPSIHQEVGYIMGFCSCFNKFSVDSYSKVLDRIIKGVEDFGFCSKGWIESPLKGAEGNTEFLVHFTKTSK is encoded by the exons ATGGTGTTACAGTTTCTGAAGCATCCTTTCACCATCTCTCGAGGTTTCCACAGTGACACAACCTTAACTATCCTTTCGCGTTTCCCAACTTTCAATTCTCCAG tTAGATGTGTCAGCGCTCAAATTCCAACTCCATTTAAGGGATATGCTACTGCGAATTCAGAAAAGGTTTTACCTGTGAAGAA GAAAAAGAGGCTTGATGAAATATGTCTTGAAAAATATCAGCAATATAGCAGATCCATCATCCAGTCATGGATTTTGCAAG GCAAAGTACATGTCAATGGGAAGGTGGTAAATAAAGCTGGTACTCCTGTGTCTGAAAAAGCTGTTGTGGAGATAATTGCTGAAGTTCCGAAATATGTATGTAG GGCGGGACATAAGTTGGAAGCTGCCATTGAACAACTTGGTGTCAATGTTGCTGGTAAAGTTGCTCTTGATTCTGGGCTGTCAACTGGAGGATTTACTGACTGCTTACTTCAGTATGGCGCATCACATGTTTATGGAGTTGATGTAGGCTATGGACAG GTGGCTGAGAAAATTCGTAGAGATGATCGAGTATCTATTATAGAGCGGACAAATTTAAGATATCTTACAGAACTCCCCCAAAATGTTGATTTGGTGACTTTAGACCTTTCATTCATCTCTATTCTCTTG GTAGGAAAAGGGGGGATAGTGAAAGATCCTAGTATCCATCAAGAG GTTGGCTACATTATGGGTTTCTGCTCATGTTTTAACAAATTCTCCGTGGACAGTTATTCAAAG GTTCTTGACAGGATTATAAAGGGAGTAGAGGATTTTGGTTTCTGCAGTAAGGGTTGGATTGAGTCCCCTCTCAAAGGTGCTGAGGGTAACACAGAATTCCTTGTTCACTTCACTAAAACCTCAAAATAA
- the LOC130960697 gene encoding zinc finger A20 and AN1 domain-containing stress-associated protein 7-like, producing MASEHNNDNSTSYQPSEPRPCANGCGFFGTAGNRNLCSKCFRDLFLEEQRAASAKVVVEKTLLNGCVASGSYPSSDTTDSSVVPAAEPPSSSAAAAAPSGPVKPSNRCRGCNKKVGLTGFVCKCGATFCGVHRYPERHDCPFDFKGVGRDAISKANPVVKADKLDKF from the coding sequence ATGGCTTCTGAGCATAACAACGACAACAGCACAAGCTACCAACCTTCGGAGCCAAGACCATGCGCCAACGGTTGCGGCTTCTTCGGCACCGCCGGCAACAGAAACCTCTGCTCCAAGTGCTTCAGAGATCTCTTCCTTGAAGAACAGCGTGCCGCTTCAGCCAAAGTCGTCGTTGAGAAAACCCTTCTCAATGGCTGCGTTGCTTCCGGGTCCTATCCTTCTTCGGACACCACCGACTCCTCTGTCGTTCCTGCGGCGGAGCCTCCTTCTTCCTCCGCTGCCGCAGCAGCGCCTTCCGGTCCCGTGAAGCCCTCGAACCGGTGCCGTGGTTGCAACAAGAAGGTTGGGCTGACGGGTTTCGTTTGCAAGTGTGGAGCGACGTTCTGCGGGGTTCACCGTTATCCAGAGAGGCACGATTGTCCGTTTGATTTCAAGGGCGTTGGACGTGACGCAATTTCCAAGGCTAATCCTGTTGTGAAAGCAGATAAGCTCGATAAGTTTTAG
- the LOC130960949 gene encoding uncharacterized protein LOC130960949 isoform X1 — protein MVLQFLKHPFTISRGFHSDTTLTILSRFPTFNSPVRCVSAQIPTPFKGYATANSEKVLPVKKKKRLDEICLEKYQQYSRSIIQSWILQGKVHVNGKVVNKAGTPVSEKAVVEIIAEVPKYVCRAGHKLEAAIEQLGVNVAGKVALDSGLSTGGFTDCLLQYGASHVYGVDVGYGQVAEKIRRDDRVSIIERTNLRYLTELPQNVDLVTLDLSFISILLVMPAVVNVMKEDAALVTLVKPQFEARRSQVGKGGIVKDPSIHQEVGYIMGFCSCFNKFSVDSYSKVLDRIIKGVEDFGFCSKGWIESPLKGAEGNTEFLVHFTKTSK, from the exons ATGGTGTTACAGTTTCTGAAGCATCCTTTCACCATCTCTCGAGGTTTCCACAGTGACACAACCTTAACTATCCTTTCGCGTTTCCCAACTTTCAATTCTCCAG tTAGATGTGTCAGCGCTCAAATTCCAACTCCATTTAAGGGATATGCTACTGCGAATTCAGAAAAGGTTTTACCTGTGAAGAA GAAAAAGAGGCTTGATGAAATATGTCTTGAAAAATATCAGCAATATAGCAGATCCATCATCCAGTCATGGATTTTGCAAG GCAAAGTACATGTCAATGGGAAGGTGGTAAATAAAGCTGGTACTCCTGTGTCTGAAAAAGCTGTTGTGGAGATAATTGCTGAAGTTCCGAAATATGTATGTAG GGCGGGACATAAGTTGGAAGCTGCCATTGAACAACTTGGTGTCAATGTTGCTGGTAAAGTTGCTCTTGATTCTGGGCTGTCAACTGGAGGATTTACTGACTGCTTACTTCAGTATGGCGCATCACATGTTTATGGAGTTGATGTAGGCTATGGACAG GTGGCTGAGAAAATTCGTAGAGATGATCGAGTATCTATTATAGAGCGGACAAATTTAAGATATCTTACAGAACTCCCCCAAAATGTTGATTTGGTGACTTTAGACCTTTCATTCATCTCTATTCTCTTG GTCATGCCTGCTGTGGTTAATGTCATGAAGGAGGATGCAGCCTTAGTAACCTTAGTTAAACCACAATTTGAAGCTCGTAGGTCTCAG GTAGGAAAAGGGGGGATAGTGAAAGATCCTAGTATCCATCAAGAG GTTGGCTACATTATGGGTTTCTGCTCATGTTTTAACAAATTCTCCGTGGACAGTTATTCAAAG GTTCTTGACAGGATTATAAAGGGAGTAGAGGATTTTGGTTTCTGCAGTAAGGGTTGGATTGAGTCCCCTCTCAAAGGTGCTGAGGGTAACACAGAATTCCTTGTTCACTTCACTAAAACCTCAAAATAA
- the LOC130960949 gene encoding uncharacterized protein LOC130960949 isoform X3 has translation MVLQFLKHPFTISRGFHSDTTLTILSRFPTFNSPVRCVSAQIPTPFKGYATANSEKVLPVKKKKRLDEICLEKYQQYSRSIIQSWILQGKVHVNGKVVNKAGTPVSEKAVVEIIAEVPKYVCRAGHKLEAAIEQLGVNVAGKVALDSGLSTGGFTDCLLQYGASHVYGVDVGYGQVAEKIRRDDRVSIIERTNLRYLTELPQNVDLVTLDLSFISILLVGKGGIVKDPSIHQEVLDRIIKGVEDFGFCSKGWIESPLKGAEGNTEFLVHFTKTSK, from the exons ATGGTGTTACAGTTTCTGAAGCATCCTTTCACCATCTCTCGAGGTTTCCACAGTGACACAACCTTAACTATCCTTTCGCGTTTCCCAACTTTCAATTCTCCAG tTAGATGTGTCAGCGCTCAAATTCCAACTCCATTTAAGGGATATGCTACTGCGAATTCAGAAAAGGTTTTACCTGTGAAGAA GAAAAAGAGGCTTGATGAAATATGTCTTGAAAAATATCAGCAATATAGCAGATCCATCATCCAGTCATGGATTTTGCAAG GCAAAGTACATGTCAATGGGAAGGTGGTAAATAAAGCTGGTACTCCTGTGTCTGAAAAAGCTGTTGTGGAGATAATTGCTGAAGTTCCGAAATATGTATGTAG GGCGGGACATAAGTTGGAAGCTGCCATTGAACAACTTGGTGTCAATGTTGCTGGTAAAGTTGCTCTTGATTCTGGGCTGTCAACTGGAGGATTTACTGACTGCTTACTTCAGTATGGCGCATCACATGTTTATGGAGTTGATGTAGGCTATGGACAG GTGGCTGAGAAAATTCGTAGAGATGATCGAGTATCTATTATAGAGCGGACAAATTTAAGATATCTTACAGAACTCCCCCAAAATGTTGATTTGGTGACTTTAGACCTTTCATTCATCTCTATTCTCTTG GTAGGAAAAGGGGGGATAGTGAAAGATCCTAGTATCCATCAAGAG GTTCTTGACAGGATTATAAAGGGAGTAGAGGATTTTGGTTTCTGCAGTAAGGGTTGGATTGAGTCCCCTCTCAAAGGTGCTGAGGGTAACACAGAATTCCTTGTTCACTTCACTAAAACCTCAAAATAA